The DNA region ATAGGTTGATATTTTTTTCTACCTATAGCTATTGGTGTCCCATCACGTGTGTTATTTAATTTAGAAGTAGTCTTTGGAAGCGCTTTGCAGCCCATTTAGTGACGAGTTCTGTGCTGCATAACATCTGGTTAATATTTTGTGCTTGTAGtccagttttttttattttttatgaaaacaTTGTAggttagttttaatttttgctTGGCTAGATATTAAAATTAGGAATTCTGAAACATTTGCTGGTTTTGGTTGTACTTTTCTCAGTTTTCTGTCCACATTGCATTGTATTCTCTTGTTCTGTTTTGTATCTTTTCTGGCTGATTTGCTAAATTCTCTTCTGGTCACTGGCTGTTGACCAAGATGGCTCAAGTCCTATAGTaccttctgttttttttttattccaaacttGTCTTCTAAGGTGTTTGATCCCAAATTTCAAAAAATGTATTCCAGCAATGTCTTTTATGCCTCTCTCTTCCTTTGCTTCTCTATTAGATACACATGTTTTCATTTGGCAATGCAGGTATACGATGTGACGCAATATTTGGATGATCACCCTGGTGGAGATGATGTACTCATTGCCGCAACTGGTACATCCTTAATCCTTTAGCTTCCTACATTTTTTTCACGATGGAATACATAACCAAACATGAAAAATCCATCCAATATCTGAATTCAAAAAGTTAATACACCTTTGTATTTTATGAAGGGAAAGATGCAACAGATGATTTTGAAGATGCTGGCCACAGCAAAACTGCAAGAGAACTTATGGCGGAGTATTATATTGGTGAGCTTGACACATCACCACCTCCACTTTCCACCAAGGAACCTGTTTCTGAAAAGTTCATGCAGCTGAGAAAGCAATATTTGGCTGCTTCCATGGCCCTAGTTGGTATCTCAGTGATTGTTGGTTTCTTATACTTACGTAAGAAGTAAAATACATTAGTTTACAAGGCAATTCTTTTCCATTGTTGCTACTGCTACTGAAGCATTGTCGCAAATTTTGTATTGCTGAAAGCATAGAAATTATAAGAAAACTAGCTTATCTTAAAACATAAATAGTAATCGATTCTATGCTGCACATTACATTGAAGTACTGATCAAAGAATGGATGATCAAGCATGTTTCTTGCGGTTTTGTTGATTAGGGTTTTTATGCCTTTTTTTTAAGTGCCTTTACATTCATcattcttttttcattttattctcAAAATTTCATTGTTTCAATTTGCATGTATGCTTCTGAAACCGGAAGTCCTTGTGGTTTTTGGATTTTGGTTGTGAAAATTCCGGTATATTAACTGTCCCAGGCTCTAAGCTTTTTATTAGAATTCGGGTTAGGCTTgactctaccccaaaagttaGCTTAGGGGGCGAGGATTGCTCTACCTTTTAGAATGACTattttggtcatatctctaatCAATGTGAGCCTTTTTAGGTTGAGGATGAGACTTTTTTTCATTTACATACAATTATATGGCAAGGCGTTAGGAAAATGTGGTGTGACTTGGCCAAAGGAATCCATTGGAGGGTTGGAAAGGATAAGAGGGTGAGATTTTGGAAGGTTTGATGGCTTCCTTATGGTGTTGTTCTTATTGGCATGGCTTCGTTTATCATCCCTGTTGCATGGTTGGAGCAACTAGTTGCCTCCTTTTATGACGATTGTTATGGATGGAGACATGACCTGTTTGTGGGATTCCTTCTGCATTTTGTAGCAGCGAAAGTTCTGGCCTTAACTCCTCCTAACCAGGAGCTTGGTGAGGATGCAGTTTTGTGGAACAACACTAGCAATGGAGTTTTATCTACTCAGTCAGCCTATGCTCTGTTAGTGGACTAGCGTGAATTTCAATATGATTTGAGTTTGGAACCCCTAACTGTAAGAAGGATGGAGTGATCTATATCCATTCAAGAGCAGTATTATATGAATATCAACAATGAAAt from Lotus japonicus ecotype B-129 chromosome 2, LjGifu_v1.2 includes:
- the LOC130739719 gene encoding cytochrome b5, which codes for MPTISNFYTMQEASLHNTKDDCWIVVDGKVYDVTQYLDDHPGGDDVLIAATGKDATDDFEDAGHSKTARELMAEYYIGELDTSPPPLSTKEPVSEKFMQLRKQYLAASMALVGISVIVGFLYLRKK